In Methanomassiliicoccus sp., one DNA window encodes the following:
- a CDS encoding V-type ATP synthase subunit D, translated as MAAREVKPTRSELLEVKKRIKLTKSGYKILKMKRDGLIIEFFKILEQAKEVRMKITKDYELAMGKIATANAVDGTIAVKSAAFALRLHPEITLRSKNIMGLVVPEIETNSIKSTIDQRGYGVIGTSTHIDDATAAFESLVETLVQAAEIETTMKKLLDEIEKTKRRVNALEYKVIPELEAAESFIELRLEEMERENTFRLKRIKDKAGAREVETAS; from the coding sequence ATGGCAGCGCGTGAGGTAAAGCCAACTCGGTCCGAACTGCTCGAGGTCAAGAAGAGGATCAAGCTCACCAAATCGGGCTACAAGATCCTGAAGATGAAGAGGGACGGCCTCATCATCGAGTTCTTCAAGATCCTCGAGCAGGCCAAGGAGGTCCGCATGAAGATCACCAAGGACTATGAGCTGGCTATGGGCAAGATCGCCACGGCTAACGCTGTGGACGGTACCATTGCCGTCAAATCCGCGGCCTTCGCCCTCCGCCTGCACCCCGAGATCACCCTCCGCTCCAAGAACATCATGGGCCTGGTGGTCCCGGAGATCGAGACCAACTCCATAAAGAGCACCATCGATCAGCGTGGCTACGGTGTCATCGGCACCTCCACTCACATCGATGATGCCACCGCGGCGTTCGAGAGCCTGGTGGAGACCCTTGTGCAGGCGGCCGAGATCGAGACGACGATGAAGAAGCTACTGGACGAGATCGAGAAGACCAAGCGGCGTGTCAACGCGCTGGAGTACAAGGTCATTCCCGAGCTCGAAGCTGCCGAGTCCTTCATCGAGCTGCGTCTTGAGGAGATGGAACGCGAGAACACTTTCCGGCTGAAGCGTATCAAGGACAAGGCAGGGGCCAGGGAAGTTGAAACCGCTTCGTGA
- a CDS encoding ATP synthase subunit B — translation MSIVSKEYRTISQIAGPLVFVEKTEPVGYNELATVTMPDGTQKRGQVLDTSDKYVVIQVFEGTSGIEKAAGVRFLGETMRMPVSQDMLGRILNGAGDPIDGGPAITPEDRLDINGAAINPWARAEPKEFIQTGISTIDGMNTLVRGQKLPIFSGSGLPHNDIALQIARQAKVRGSNEEFAVVFAAMGITAEEAQYFMADFERTGALKRAVVFMNLADDPAIERIITPRLALTTAEYLAFELNMHVLVILTDITNYCEALRQIGAAREEVPGRRGYPGYMYTDLASLYERAGRIKGKSGSITQIPILTMPGDDITHPIPDLTGYITEGQIVASRELNRAGISPPINVGASLSRLMNAGIGPGLTREDHKAVSDQCYAAYAEGRDLRGLVAIVGKDALSERDRKFLDFADAFENRFVRQGSDEDREIETTLEIAWDLLAAIPENQLSRIDRKYIEKYHPAHRKSA, via the coding sequence ATGAGCATCGTATCTAAGGAATACCGTACAATCTCACAGATCGCGGGCCCGCTCGTCTTCGTCGAGAAGACCGAACCGGTCGGATACAACGAGCTGGCCACCGTGACCATGCCCGACGGGACCCAGAAGAGGGGGCAGGTGCTGGACACCTCAGATAAGTATGTGGTCATTCAAGTGTTCGAAGGCACCTCGGGCATCGAGAAGGCGGCAGGTGTCCGCTTCCTTGGCGAGACCATGCGTATGCCCGTGTCCCAGGACATGCTCGGCAGGATCCTCAACGGAGCCGGTGACCCCATCGATGGAGGTCCCGCTATTACTCCCGAGGACAGGCTGGACATCAACGGAGCGGCCATCAACCCGTGGGCTCGAGCCGAGCCCAAGGAGTTCATCCAGACCGGTATCTCCACCATCGACGGCATGAACACCCTGGTCCGTGGACAGAAGCTTCCGATCTTCTCTGGTTCCGGTCTGCCCCACAACGACATCGCCCTGCAGATCGCCAGGCAGGCCAAGGTGCGCGGTTCCAACGAGGAGTTCGCCGTGGTTTTCGCTGCCATGGGCATCACTGCTGAAGAGGCGCAGTACTTCATGGCCGACTTCGAGAGGACCGGTGCGCTGAAGCGTGCTGTCGTCTTCATGAACCTCGCTGACGACCCCGCCATCGAGAGGATCATCACACCTCGTCTGGCCCTGACCACCGCGGAATACCTGGCCTTCGAGCTCAACATGCACGTGCTGGTCATTCTCACTGATATTACAAACTACTGTGAAGCGCTGAGACAGATCGGCGCGGCCCGTGAGGAAGTGCCCGGTCGCCGTGGCTATCCAGGGTACATGTACACCGACCTTGCCTCCCTCTACGAGAGGGCTGGACGCATCAAGGGAAAGAGCGGTTCCATCACTCAGATCCCCATCCTGACCATGCCCGGTGATGATATCACCCATCCCATCCCTGATCTCACCGGTTACATCACCGAGGGTCAGATCGTGGCCTCCAGGGAACTGAACAGAGCGGGTATATCCCCACCCATCAACGTGGGCGCCTCTCTGTCCAGGCTGATGAACGCCGGTATCGGTCCGGGCCTCACCAGAGAGGACCACAAGGCCGTCTCCGACCAATGCTATGCCGCCTACGCGGAAGGCAGGGACCTGCGTGGTCTGGTGGCCATCGTCGGTAAGGACGCATTGTCCGAGAGGGACCGTAAGTTCCTGGACTTCGCCGATGCCTTTGAGAACAGGTTCGTCAGGCAGGGCTCCGATGAGGACAGGGAGATCGAGACCACCCTTGAAATCGCATGGGACCTTCTAGCCGCCATCCCCGAGAACCAGCTCTCCAGGATCGACCGGAAGTACATCGAGAAGTACCACCCCGCCCACAGAAAGAGTGCGTGA
- a CDS encoding V-type ATP synthase subunit A, whose amino-acid sequence MAKQGEIHRVAGPVVTAVGISPRMYDVMQVGQEGLMGEVIKIAGDKTVIQVYEETSGLKPGEKVVDTGQPLVAELGPGLLGSVYDGIQRPLPVLMSSMGNFIKRGVSAAGLDHKKKWAFEPTAKKGDMVSPGSVLGTVKEGYMVHKILVPHGVSGKIDQLNDGSFTVDESIGMVGGKDIRMLQNWPVRRGRPFGKKLLPDIPLITGQRVLDTMFPIPKGGTGAIPGAFGTGKTVTQQQLAKWSDAEIVVYIGCGERGNEMTEVLATFPELEDPKTGEPLMQRTVLIANTSNMPVAARECSVYTGMTIAEYYRDMGYNVSLMADSTSRWAEAMREISSRLEEMPGEEGYPAYLSARLSEFYERAGRVQNPNGTMGSVSVVGAVSPPGGDLSEPVTQNTLRIVRVFWALDSKLRERRHFPAINWLTSYSLYTSNLDAWYRANVAQDFPALRNWAMEVLQKESELQEIVQLVGSDALPDEQKMTLEIARMIREIFLQQNAYHKVDTYCPMNRQYTYMKLIKKFSELSTKAVENDVAVDAIVGLPVRNRLAKSKFEDTIDQELEEIAKEMPNQFEALGEKK is encoded by the coding sequence ATGGCAAAGCAAGGAGAGATTCACAGGGTGGCCGGACCGGTCGTTACTGCAGTCGGTATCTCCCCAAGGATGTACGATGTCATGCAGGTAGGTCAGGAAGGCCTCATGGGAGAGGTCATCAAGATCGCCGGTGACAAGACCGTCATCCAGGTTTACGAGGAGACGTCTGGCCTGAAACCCGGGGAGAAGGTCGTGGACACTGGGCAGCCCCTTGTGGCCGAGCTCGGGCCAGGCCTGCTTGGTAGTGTTTATGATGGTATTCAGAGGCCGCTGCCTGTGTTGATGTCCTCAATGGGCAACTTCATCAAGAGGGGTGTCAGCGCGGCGGGTCTCGATCACAAGAAGAAGTGGGCTTTCGAGCCTACCGCCAAAAAGGGTGACATGGTATCACCTGGATCGGTCCTCGGTACTGTCAAGGAGGGCTACATGGTCCACAAGATCCTGGTCCCCCATGGAGTTTCGGGCAAGATCGATCAGCTCAACGACGGTTCCTTCACGGTCGATGAGTCCATCGGCATGGTGGGAGGCAAGGACATTAGGATGTTGCAGAACTGGCCGGTCCGAAGGGGAAGGCCGTTCGGCAAGAAGCTCCTTCCGGATATCCCTCTTATTACAGGTCAAAGGGTGCTCGACACCATGTTCCCGATCCCCAAGGGCGGCACGGGAGCGATCCCTGGTGCGTTCGGCACCGGAAAGACGGTCACACAGCAGCAGCTTGCGAAGTGGTCCGATGCAGAGATCGTCGTCTACATCGGTTGCGGTGAGCGTGGCAATGAGATGACCGAGGTTCTGGCGACCTTCCCCGAGCTCGAGGATCCCAAGACGGGAGAGCCTCTCATGCAGAGGACGGTCCTTATCGCCAATACCTCCAATATGCCTGTCGCGGCCCGTGAGTGTTCCGTTTACACAGGTATGACCATTGCCGAGTACTACAGGGACATGGGATACAACGTTTCCCTGATGGCCGACTCCACCTCTCGGTGGGCCGAGGCCATGAGAGAGATCTCCTCAAGGCTGGAAGAGATGCCCGGTGAGGAAGGTTACCCTGCGTACCTGTCGGCGAGGCTCTCTGAGTTCTACGAGCGTGCCGGCCGTGTGCAGAACCCCAATGGCACCATGGGATCGGTCTCCGTCGTGGGAGCGGTCTCTCCGCCTGGTGGAGACCTGTCCGAGCCTGTCACACAGAACACCCTGCGTATCGTCAGGGTCTTCTGGGCGCTGGACTCCAAGCTCCGTGAGCGCAGGCACTTCCCGGCCATCAACTGGCTTACCTCCTACTCTCTATACACATCCAATCTGGATGCGTGGTATCGGGCCAACGTGGCCCAGGACTTCCCCGCCCTGCGCAACTGGGCCATGGAGGTCCTGCAGAAGGAGTCCGAACTTCAGGAGATCGTGCAACTGGTCGGTTCTGATGCATTGCCAGACGAGCAGAAGATGACCTTGGAGATCGCCAGGATGATCCGTGAGATCTTCCTGCAGCAGAACGCCTACCACAAGGTCGATACCTACTGCCCCATGAACCGGCAGTACACTTACATGAAGCTGATCAAGAAGTTCTCTGAACTGTCCACCAAGGCCGTGGAGAACGACGTGGCCGTGGATGCCATCGTGGGACTTCCTGTCAGGAACAGACTGGCCAAGTCCAAGTTCGAGGACACCATCGACCAAGAACTAGAGGAGATCGCCAAAGAGATGCCAAATCAGTTCGAGGCCCTGGGGGAGAAGAAATGA
- a CDS encoding V-type ATP synthase subunit F: protein MEFAVVGSEEFVLGFRLAGVRRVYTAQPDEMEAKVLELISDTSIGILAVNANELTKIGPNTRKRMMGNISPVVIPVGGEEGDLREKVKSAIGVDLYKTERD, encoded by the coding sequence ATGGAGTTCGCGGTTGTTGGCAGTGAGGAGTTCGTTCTCGGTTTCCGTCTCGCAGGCGTAAGGAGGGTGTACACCGCCCAGCCCGATGAGATGGAGGCCAAGGTATTGGAACTGATTAGTGACACATCCATTGGTATCCTAGCAGTGAACGCTAACGAACTTACGAAGATCGGACCCAACACTCGAAAGAGGATGATGGGTAACATCTCCCCGGTCGTTATTCCGGTCGGAGGAGAGGAAGGCGACCTTAGAGAGAAGGTCAAGAGCGCAATTGGCGTTGATTTATACAAGACCGAGAGGGATTGA
- the ahaC gene encoding ATP synthase A1 subunit C: MKGQSLRRGNYEYATTRVKAKKSSLLTKDNYPKLLMMDLNEIGRFMGETRYKVEMTELASRYSGVDLIELGVSKNLARTYREVISFCTGDLRDMVSTYLRRWDFWNIKTILRGKYSGASLEEIQEDLVPAGNLNEESLNSLISLNTPREVLDALTSKGDMHIPEEMMANFEKGGTLAPIEDYFDKFYYERLLAAVMPDTKPKRDFLTFIKREIDITNIRTLLKLKQANIPAEKIRTYLIKGGRDLDLTELNRLSGLETFDQLIDELSKLPFYNEIKDGVETAKQTGNLSEAMLALQHYLVSESEKFSHMYPLSVLPVIDFLIRKRIEVDNLRIIARGKASGMQPDAIKKLLVM; encoded by the coding sequence ATGAAAGGACAAAGTCTGCGCAGGGGGAACTACGAGTACGCGACCACTCGGGTCAAGGCGAAGAAGAGCTCCCTGCTGACCAAGGACAACTATCCCAAGTTGCTGATGATGGACCTGAACGAGATCGGCAGGTTCATGGGCGAGACCAGGTACAAGGTCGAGATGACAGAGCTGGCGTCCCGGTATTCGGGCGTCGACCTTATCGAGCTCGGCGTGTCCAAGAACCTCGCCCGTACCTACAGGGAGGTCATCAGCTTCTGCACTGGGGACCTCCGGGACATGGTCTCCACCTACCTTCGAAGGTGGGACTTCTGGAACATTAAGACGATCCTCCGAGGTAAATACTCAGGGGCATCCCTTGAGGAGATCCAGGAGGACCTAGTTCCGGCTGGTAACCTCAACGAGGAGAGCCTGAACTCCCTGATCTCCCTGAACACACCCAGGGAGGTCTTGGACGCCCTTACATCAAAGGGAGATATGCATATTCCCGAAGAGATGATGGCGAACTTCGAAAAGGGAGGAACGCTCGCTCCCATCGAGGACTATTTCGACAAGTTCTACTACGAGCGGTTGCTGGCAGCGGTCATGCCAGACACCAAGCCCAAGAGGGATTTCCTCACCTTTATCAAGAGAGAGATAGACATCACGAACATCAGGACGCTCCTGAAACTGAAGCAAGCCAACATCCCGGCGGAAAAGATCAGGACCTACCTCATAAAAGGAGGTCGGGACCTGGACCTTACCGAGTTGAACAGGCTGTCTGGGCTGGAGACGTTCGACCAGTTGATCGATGAGCTATCCAAGTTGCCTTTCTACAACGAGATCAAAGATGGAGTGGAAACGGCCAAGCAGACCGGAAATCTCAGCGAGGCCATGCTGGCCTTGCAGCACTATCTGGTCAGTGAATCGGAGAAGTTCTCCCACATGTACCCCCTGTCGGTGCTTCCGGTTATCGACTTCCTAATCCGGAAGAGGATAGAGGTGGATAACCTCCGGATCATCGCTCGTGGTAAGGCCTCGGGCATGCAGCCGGATGCGATAAAGAAATTGCTGGTGATGTGA
- a CDS encoding ATPase, protein MVDVSIGGGLVAIGAGLAVGLAGLGTGIAEGPIGAAAVGAIAEDEKLFGKSLIFTVIPETIVIFGLVMAILLWIKF, encoded by the coding sequence ATGGTAGACGTTAGCATTGGTGGTGGACTGGTTGCGATTGGTGCTGGACTGGCCGTTGGACTTGCGGGATTGGGAACGGGTATTGCCGAGGGTCCTATCGGAGCCGCTGCGGTCGGTGCGATCGCTGAGGATGAGAAGCTGTTCGGTAAGAGCCTTATCTTCACCGTCATTCCCGAGACCATCGTCATCTTCGGTCTGGTCATGGCCATCCTGCTCTGGATCAAGTTCTAA
- a CDS encoding V-type ATP synthase subunit I, with amino-acid sequence MLLPEQMSKILVIGTRDRLPGTIDLLYSLENIHVVDFSEEEGFTLGAPLATASDASHKLLKLRSLGKDLELDEHGHHERMSVKQVEDTLDKTLSDIESEIAMVVESKNAKQTRLIEAETYLKSLEAFKGIPLDLEMYRGYKNLEVFTGQVKTDPEPGVREVLGDDFEMFRDSGDNNFIALFVPKAKAEEVEKALIKAGFTDVPAPAGTGMPAEIVSKLEQEISSLSKESEDVSAKLKELQEKHATSILASDEYLSIEVEKAELPLRMGATDHSFVLEAWVPTNEYGGITKSFSDKFGDDIYIELLETKERKEKHHTKAEGSVEAGVMTAEAIAVPMSEETPVKLKHRKVADQFSFYTKLINNPRYNEIDPTIALTLFFPVFFGLMIGDVGYGLIFTILGWLGLTRAKSKDWRGLSTILFYGGIVSVFLGFFLFGDMFGIEFTAIHHGVSELSSVTYTWAGLLGIDIPHVLFSIGDFPVQLGYFSKLEDVKMLLYISVWIGFLHLMVGLILGLYNVSLRHGIKAAIFEKFSWILILAGGALMLLVMVDVLILGGELNVMDPLFLGSLALLIPGLALALIAEGGKAIIELPELLSNVISYTRITAIGMSKSGMALAFNYIAIGLIAPEGGVFLAVALLIFVVGHLMIFILGLISAGLQSIRLQYVELFTKFFEGGGLEFNPLKIERKHTMEE; translated from the coding sequence ATGCTGCTACCGGAACAAATGAGTAAGATACTGGTCATAGGGACCAGGGACCGGCTGCCGGGAACTATCGACCTCTTGTATTCACTTGAGAACATCCATGTCGTCGACTTTTCTGAAGAAGAGGGGTTCACTTTGGGTGCGCCCCTGGCCACTGCCTCTGACGCTTCGCACAAGCTATTGAAGCTGCGTTCATTAGGCAAGGACCTCGAGCTCGACGAGCACGGCCACCATGAGAGAATGTCCGTCAAGCAGGTGGAAGATACCCTTGACAAGACCCTCTCCGATATCGAGTCAGAGATCGCGATGGTCGTAGAGTCCAAGAACGCCAAGCAGACCCGCCTCATCGAGGCTGAGACATACCTCAAGTCGCTGGAGGCGTTCAAGGGAATACCCCTGGACCTGGAGATGTATCGAGGCTACAAGAACCTCGAGGTGTTCACCGGGCAGGTCAAGACGGACCCAGAGCCGGGCGTACGTGAGGTATTGGGTGACGACTTCGAGATGTTCAGGGACAGCGGAGACAACAATTTCATAGCGCTGTTCGTTCCCAAGGCCAAGGCTGAAGAGGTCGAGAAGGCCCTGATAAAAGCCGGTTTCACCGACGTTCCTGCACCTGCGGGAACTGGCATGCCGGCCGAGATCGTCAGCAAGTTGGAGCAGGAGATCTCCAGCCTCAGCAAGGAATCCGAGGACGTCTCCGCGAAGCTGAAGGAGCTCCAGGAGAAGCATGCCACGTCCATCTTGGCCTCGGATGAGTATCTGAGCATAGAGGTGGAGAAGGCAGAGCTCCCGCTGAGGATGGGTGCTACGGACCACTCTTTCGTTCTTGAGGCCTGGGTGCCTACCAACGAGTATGGTGGCATAACCAAGTCCTTTTCCGACAAGTTCGGTGACGACATATACATCGAGCTCCTGGAAACGAAGGAGAGGAAGGAGAAGCATCATACCAAGGCGGAGGGGTCGGTGGAGGCGGGCGTAATGACCGCTGAGGCCATTGCCGTCCCCATGAGCGAGGAGACCCCCGTAAAGCTCAAGCACCGCAAGGTGGCAGATCAGTTCTCATTCTACACCAAGTTGATCAACAACCCTCGTTACAACGAGATCGATCCGACAATAGCCCTTACACTGTTCTTCCCTGTCTTCTTCGGCCTCATGATCGGAGATGTGGGGTACGGGCTGATATTCACTATCCTGGGATGGCTGGGCCTTACGAGGGCTAAGAGCAAGGATTGGCGGGGTCTATCCACTATCCTGTTCTACGGTGGTATAGTCTCAGTGTTCCTGGGCTTCTTCCTGTTCGGGGACATGTTCGGGATAGAGTTCACTGCAATTCATCACGGTGTGTCAGAACTTAGCAGCGTCACTTACACGTGGGCTGGTCTGTTGGGCATAGATATCCCGCACGTTCTGTTCAGCATCGGGGACTTCCCCGTCCAGCTAGGCTACTTCAGCAAGCTCGAGGACGTCAAGATGCTGCTCTATATCAGCGTCTGGATAGGGTTCTTGCACCTGATGGTAGGTCTGATCCTGGGACTGTACAACGTGTCACTGAGGCACGGCATCAAGGCCGCGATCTTCGAGAAGTTCTCGTGGATCCTGATCCTCGCCGGCGGCGCCTTGATGCTGCTGGTCATGGTCGACGTGCTCATCCTGGGCGGAGAGCTTAATGTGATGGACCCGTTGTTCCTAGGCTCACTGGCGCTGTTGATCCCAGGGCTTGCCCTGGCCTTGATAGCCGAGGGTGGGAAGGCCATCATTGAGCTTCCCGAGCTATTGAGCAATGTAATATCTTACACTCGAATAACCGCGATTGGGATGTCCAAGTCCGGAATGGCCTTGGCCTTCAACTACATCGCGATCGGACTTATAGCGCCCGAAGGTGGAGTATTCCTGGCGGTGGCCCTGCTGATATTCGTCGTAGGCCATCTGATGATCTTCATCCTGGGTCTAATCTCGGCCGGTCTGCAATCCATCAGGTTGCAGTACGTCGAGCTCTTCACAAAATTCTTCGAAGGCGGCGGTTTGGAGTTCAACCCGCTGAAGATTGAGAGAAAGCATACTATGGAGGAATAA
- a CDS encoding cytidine deaminase — protein sequence MGRPDNDTYFMRMADLVATRSTCLRRNVGAVVVKEKRVLTTGYNGAPKGLKHCAEVGCVRLEHNIESGTRHELCRGVHAEQNAVIQAAYFGVSIKDSTIYTTNFPCIMCTKILVNAGIKEIVYKDDYVDELSRSVLDESGIKVRRYTGPTADEK from the coding sequence ATGGGCAGGCCTGATAACGACACCTACTTTATGCGCATGGCCGATCTGGTGGCAACCCGCTCCACCTGCCTGCGGCGGAACGTGGGGGCTGTCGTGGTCAAGGAGAAGAGGGTCCTGACCACCGGTTACAACGGCGCCCCCAAGGGCCTGAAACATTGTGCCGAGGTGGGCTGCGTGCGGTTGGAGCACAACATCGAATCAGGGACGCGCCATGAGCTATGCCGGGGCGTGCACGCGGAGCAGAACGCGGTCATACAGGCCGCCTACTTCGGGGTTAGCATCAAGGACTCGACGATATACACCACCAACTTCCCCTGTATCATGTGCACCAAGATATTGGTCAATGCGGGGATCAAGGAGATCGTCTACAAGGACGATTACGTCGACGAGCTCTCCCGGTCGGTCCTCGACGAGAGCGGGATAAAGGTCCGAAGATACACCGGACCGACCGCGGACGAGAAGTGA
- a CDS encoding S26 family signal peptidase, producing the protein MPPQSKRLLGLLSSLKAFIIAPLVFLLLLGAVFAYSGLWPPMVVIESKSMQHADESSIGTIDTGDIVVVKKVTSTNEVVTYLDAVAAGHSTYGELGDVIVYYKSGMSKPIIHRAMCNLVYNTTGGGFDVPALANVPLNMWSVTGDEKRWWNIDGVLDLYDIGYQKVTLSIDLTAMLDYMKSPNYSGTPHGGLITMGDYNWYEGADGTYMGKYDQKWISTIKEPVKDEWLVGKARGELPWFGLLKLYATGTAPSYTPRNSVVNLIGCIAAIVLLPIIMDIILDLMKRRGVQPFGKNKAKDDGSEKRDPPE; encoded by the coding sequence GTGCCCCCTCAGAGCAAGAGGTTGCTTGGACTGCTGTCGTCCCTTAAGGCGTTCATCATTGCCCCCCTGGTCTTCCTGTTGCTGCTGGGAGCGGTGTTCGCTTACAGTGGATTATGGCCCCCCATGGTCGTCATCGAGTCCAAGAGCATGCAGCATGCTGATGAGAGTTCCATAGGGACGATAGACACCGGGGACATCGTGGTCGTTAAGAAGGTCACATCGACCAACGAGGTCGTGACGTACCTTGATGCGGTGGCCGCCGGCCACTCGACCTATGGTGAGCTGGGGGACGTGATCGTCTATTATAAGTCCGGCATGTCCAAGCCCATAATCCATAGGGCCATGTGCAATCTGGTGTACAATACCACGGGAGGGGGCTTTGATGTACCTGCCTTGGCGAACGTTCCGTTGAACATGTGGTCGGTGACCGGTGATGAGAAGAGGTGGTGGAACATAGACGGGGTCCTGGACCTGTACGACATCGGGTACCAGAAAGTGACCCTCTCCATCGACCTGACCGCCATGCTCGACTACATGAAGTCCCCGAACTACAGCGGCACGCCCCATGGCGGGCTGATAACCATGGGGGACTACAACTGGTACGAGGGTGCCGACGGTACATACATGGGTAAGTACGATCAGAAGTGGATCAGCACCATCAAGGAGCCTGTCAAGGACGAGTGGCTTGTGGGAAAGGCGCGCGGCGAGCTGCCGTGGTTCGGCCTGCTCAAGTTGTACGCCACCGGAACAGCTCCATCCTATACCCCCCGGAACAGTGTAGTCAACCTCATAGGGTGTATCGCCGCCATCGTCCTCCTGCCCATCATAATGGATATAATACTCGACCTCATGAAGAGGAGGGGAGTTCAACCGTTTGGGAAGAACAAGGCGAAGGATGATGGCTCCGAGAAGAGAGACCCTCCGGAATGA
- a CDS encoding ORC1-type DNA replication protein encodes MDETVFQQYLSSKKIFQRNREILRPSYIPDELPHRREQINQLASILVTALRGERPSNVLIFGKTGTGKTASVKYLGKEIRKADSEFNRVNYLYMNCEVVDTQYGVLQNVGNMFIEDFNDRIPFTGWSTERVYNILREKIDETNRVVILVLDELDKLVYKSGDDVLYHLSRINDDLQNAKVSLIGISNDLKFTEFLDPRVKSRLGEEKMVFPPYNAEQLKDILNQRSNIAFYQGVIDPSVAPLCSALAAQEHGDARRALDLLRVAAEIAERNGDDKVTEAHVYKAKNKIELDCVTEAIRTLPTQSKLVLMSIILNEERGEGRLTTGDVYETYRELSHIVGVTVLTQRRITDLISELDMLGIIHARVKSFGRGGRTKEIESSVPRVETLKILEEDEILQSIKNYRPKNQTTLI; translated from the coding sequence ATGGACGAAACCGTATTCCAACAATACCTAAGCTCAAAAAAGATATTCCAAAGGAACAGAGAGATCCTAAGACCTTCTTATATTCCCGACGAGCTTCCCCACCGAAGAGAACAGATCAATCAGCTGGCATCCATCCTTGTGACCGCCTTGAGGGGCGAACGGCCTTCCAACGTTCTCATTTTCGGAAAGACGGGCACGGGAAAGACCGCGTCCGTTAAGTACCTGGGAAAGGAGATCAGGAAGGCCGACAGCGAGTTCAATCGCGTTAACTACCTCTACATGAACTGTGAGGTGGTCGACACTCAGTACGGAGTCCTTCAGAATGTCGGTAACATGTTCATAGAGGATTTCAACGACCGCATCCCCTTCACTGGATGGAGCACTGAGCGCGTCTATAACATCCTCAGGGAGAAGATCGATGAGACCAACCGGGTGGTGATCCTCGTGTTGGACGAGCTCGATAAACTGGTCTACAAGTCAGGCGACGATGTCCTCTACCATCTCTCCAGGATCAACGATGACCTGCAGAACGCCAAGGTCTCCCTCATCGGCATATCCAACGATCTGAAGTTCACCGAGTTCCTCGATCCCCGGGTCAAGAGCCGGCTGGGGGAGGAAAAGATGGTTTTCCCGCCGTACAACGCCGAGCAGCTGAAGGATATCCTGAACCAGCGCTCCAATATCGCCTTCTATCAGGGGGTCATAGATCCAAGCGTGGCGCCATTGTGCTCGGCCTTGGCGGCCCAGGAGCACGGCGACGCCCGTCGCGCCTTGGACCTGCTCAGGGTCGCCGCCGAGATAGCTGAGCGCAACGGAGACGATAAGGTGACCGAGGCCCACGTGTACAAGGCCAAGAACAAGATAGAGCTCGATTGCGTGACCGAGGCCATCAGGACCCTTCCCACCCAGTCCAAGCTGGTCTTGATGAGCATCATTCTCAATGAGGAGAGGGGTGAGGGCCGGCTCACCACGGGTGACGTCTATGAGACCTACAGGGAGCTCAGCCACATAGTCGGCGTGACAGTGCTCACGCAGCGCAGGATCACCGACCTCATCTCCGAGCTGGACATGCTGGGCATTATCCACGCGCGCGTGAAATCGTTCGGTAGGGGCGGCCGGACCAAGGAGATAGAGTCCTCGGTACCTCGAGTGGAAACGCTGAAGATACTGGAGGAGGACGAGATCCTTCAATCCATCAAGAACTACCGGCCCAAGAACCAGACCACCCTGATCTGA